Genomic window (Subtercola endophyticus):
CGCCGAAACCAGCTGACCTGGCGCCGAGCGTAGCGCCGAGTGAGAGCTTGCGCCTCGGCGATCGCCTCGGCCTGGGTCTGCGTGCCGCGCAGCTGAGCGAGGGCCTGGGCGTAGCCGATGGCGCGCCGAGCGGTCACACCGTGCTCCAAACCGAGCGGAACGAGGCCCTCGACCTCGTCGACCAGTCCGTTCGCCCACATCTGCTCGACCCGGGCGTCGAGCCGTTCGACGAGGTCTGCCCGCGGATGTTCGAGGGCCACGATCGTCGTCAGGCGCCACGGCACGGGCTGTTCGGGCAGCTGGCCACTGACCGGAACGCCGGTGAGCTCGATCACTTCGAGCGCACGCACGATACGCCGGCCGTTGTGCGGGCCAATGGATGCAGCGGCCTCTGGATCGGCGTCGGCGAGCCGCCGGAACAGCAGCCCGATGCCACGTTGTTCGAGCTCGTGCTCGAGCACTCGACGCACTTCGGCGTCGCGCACCGGAAACCGGAAGTCGTGGATGACCGACGACACGTAGAGCCCGGATCCGCCCACGAGAATGGGCACCGCGCCGCGCTCCAGAATGCCGTCGATCGCCACGCGCGCATCGGTCTGGTAAGCCGCCACCGATCCTTCTGCCGTGACGTCGAGAACGTCGAGCAGATGGTGCGGAACTCCTCGGCGTTCGGCGGGCGAGAGTTTGGCGGTACCGATGTTCA
Coding sequences:
- the miaA gene encoding tRNA (adenosine(37)-N6)-dimethylallyltransferase MiaA; this translates as MPERLLAIVGATGTGKSDLSLAVAEALTRLGRSAEVVNADAMQLYRGMNIGTAKLSPAERRGVPHHLLDVLDVTAEGSVAAYQTDARVAIDGILERGAVPILVGGSGLYVSSVIHDFRFPVRDAEVRRVLEHELEQRGIGLLFRRLADADPEAAASIGPHNGRRIVRALEVIELTGVPVSGQLPEQPVPWRLTTIVALEHPRADLVERLDARVEQMWANGLVDEVEGLVPLGLEHGVTARRAIGYAQALAQLRGTQTQAEAIAEAQALTRRYARRQVSWFRRYAEAHWMPAADPALVDTVLAAFLTAEH